CTTACCTTAATCACTACATTAAATACTGGTACAGACCCTGGGAAGATTCAGCTAAGGGTGATTTTACTATCCCTGATTACAGTACCAGTGTTGGTTACAGGGAATTAGTTCCTGACATAGAGTTTAATGCTAATCCTGAATTTCTTGGGATAAAAGAAGTAGATCACGATACCGCTTTTAAGAATGTGGTTATAAGAGACTCTCTGCCGTTTCTGTATATGCGCGGCACTGAAGGAGAGTATATGTATGATAATCAATACTTTTTTCCTTTGGACGGCAGAGGTTTTCGATTTGATGACACGCGTTATGGTGAGGGCTGGAACGCGTGGTTTCAGGACTCCAGCAGGCATAACTATTCATTTACCATGGAGCTTAACTGGAAATTTCAGATGAGAGAAGGGTTAGAGTTTCACTTTTTGGGGGATGATGATGTATGGGTGTTTATAAACGGTAAACTGGCTATAGATCTTGGTGGAGTGCACTGGCCCGCCGCTGGTACTATATACATGGATAGTATCGCTGAAAGTCATGGCCTGGAGTATGGTGAGATCTACACTTTTGATATGTTTTATGCTGAGCGACACACACATGGCTCTACTATTCAGGTAAGCACCAACATCATCTTTGCCCCGCCCAATGACCTTACCCTCGATGTAACTCCCGGGGATACCATCGCTGTAGGGGAGACTGCCATACTCAATTCTGCGCTCCTGTCCGATACGGGGGTAGTACTCAATTATCGGGGTAATATAGAATGGGGATTCGAAGATCTATACACCGATAACCCGCCTTCAACTTTTAATCAAATCTCCGATTTCAGGGCAGAATTAACACCGGTTCAGGCTCCTACCACCTATCGTGTATGGACACACTATTTTGATATCCATGAAGACGTTTTTTTGGCCGATACAATACTGGTTCATGTTGTTCCGGGTGAACCGTACCAACTGGTAATAGAAGAATCACCGGATCCACAGGTTTCACCCTTTGAACCCAACCCTATAGACCTTATTACACTCGATGATATGAACGCTACAAAAACGGTGTATGCGGTCCAAAGGGATATCGGGGGTAATTTTGTGGGACTGGCTACTAATCCGGTATGGAGTTCTGCATATGAGTATGTTCATGTGAACCCGGGTTCACCGGGAAGTGCTGTGGTAAGCAGAAGCAGGATTGATGAAGTCTACACCTCTATAGCGGTGCAACAGCAGGGATTACAGGAAGCCAGTGCTAATGTTTATTGCCCGTTTTTACACTCTCCAACAACAGTGCAACTGTACCCACAACCTGGAACACCTGATCAGGACGGCAATACCGCTTTTGGCCCGGAAGTAAGAATTCAGGCCGGACAGCCATTACATTTGTACTCCAGAGTATTTGATTCCACCAGTTGGGTTCCTGAACTGGATCGGTTTGTGACCTGGGATATAGTGGGTTCTTCAAGCTGGGAGACCTTTTTAGCGACCAATGCAGGAGAGCACAACGTTTTTACTACAACCAGAGCGCATCAGTCGGTAATCGTTGAGGCAACCATTGATGATCCCTCTTTGCCTGAATACGCACCTTCCTCAGTAAGGCTTACCGTTCATATCGATCCTTTAGACCCGACAAACCCTGGTCCCGGAGATCCAAATGATCCTCCTGGTCCGGGTGATCCTGGAAATCCTGATGGTCCGGGTGATCCTGGTGATCCTGGTGGTCCGGGTGGTCCGGGATCTGATCCCTATATAATTCTTAATATTCAGGATACTCCTGAAGTAACCGACATGCATAACCCCACTCAGCTGGATACGGTATATATGCCTGTACAGGGGGATGTATATTTATATGCTATTATTCGGGATCAGTTCGGTAACTATATTAGGAAAGCAAGATTTCCGGTATGGGAAAGCTCAAATACGAATGCTGCCTATATATT
This portion of the Chitinispirillales bacterium ANBcel5 genome encodes:
- a CDS encoding fibro-slime domain-containing protein, with the protein product MKNSRNWCFLLIMFCGLLSASFAQQRVYDDTIWVPVTFYDFHSNRSNPEFEMPHTGGVRTGMVDSLLDEDGKPQLGPEPYLNHYIKYWYRPWEDSAKGDFTIPDYSTSVGYRELVPDIEFNANPEFLGIKEVDHDTAFKNVVIRDSLPFLYMRGTEGEYMYDNQYFFPLDGRGFRFDDTRYGEGWNAWFQDSSRHNYSFTMELNWKFQMREGLEFHFLGDDDVWVFINGKLAIDLGGVHWPAAGTIYMDSIAESHGLEYGEIYTFDMFYAERHTHGSTIQVSTNIIFAPPNDLTLDVTPGDTIAVGETAILNSALLSDTGVVLNYRGNIEWGFEDLYTDNPPSTFNQISDFRAELTPVQAPTTYRVWTHYFDIHEDVFLADTILVHVVPGEPYQLVIEESPDPQVSPFEPNPIDLITLDDMNATKTVYAVQRDIGGNFVGLATNPVWSSAYEYVHVNPGSPGSAVVSRSRIDEVYTSIAVQQQGLQEASANVYCPFLHSPTTVQLYPQPGTPDQDGNTAFGPEVRIQAGQPLHLYSRVFDSTSWVPELDRFVTWDIVGSSSWETFLATNAGEHNVFTTTRAHQSVIVEATIDDPSLPEYAPSSVRLTVHIDPLDPTNPGPGDPNDPPGPGDPGNPDGPGDPGDPGGPGGPGSDPYIILNIQDTPEVTDMHNPTQLDTVYMPVQGDVYLYAIIRDQFGNYIRKARFPVWESSNTNAAYIFDNVDNRATIARSGLYDDFMTEVSVNKEGVVGDTVTVIIQGETQFVAGPNNPFDPSRSNINELPSATLDYYSNIIRGRDRGILGVLNTRMPLEVNEDNTYGDVLIYDAVGNIVASLSLERARGELSYAFFWDGKNRRNRTVGAGTYLATMRAVQIDGEKINLTEKIGVAIFER